TCAAGTGATTTTCCAGGGATGATACCGCCATGCTTCTGTTTTTTGTCTCTAGCTGTAAATTCTGGCTTGATGATTGACCTGCGCGGCGCACCCGGAGACTATCAACGAATCAACCAAACCATCTTTGACTTGCGCTCCTCGCCAGTAATCTACTTGGTTGGCAGAAGACGCTAGAATCGTTCGGCAGGGCGAGACGAACTATGAATAAGATTCCACTCTCTCTTTTGATACTCTTCGCGACGGCGTGCTACGCATTTGCCTTTTCGCAAAGATGGAAGTCGAAGGATCGCCGCTACTCGTCACAGCTCGCCGCAATGGATTCTGGAAGCTCCCCTTCTCGACGGGCCTTTCTGAGTGCCGCTACTAATGTTGTAACCACTGTTGGAATCGGTGCGACTCCTGCTTGGGCAGGAATTGACCCCAGCGCTCTCAAAAACTTACCAGTCGAAGGGGACTCGGCCGGAACCGTAACTCGCCTCCAGCAGATTGAAAATTTACAAAAGCCCGCATCGGATCTTGAAGATCTTCCCTATACGGGATTGCCGAGCGGAGTGTCATATCGTGAattccgtcaaggaaagGGAGAGGCTACGGTTCAGGATGGCTCCCGGGTCGCTGTGGAAATGACCATTCGATGCAAATCGTTCGCGACCAATATCGAACCCGGCGGTCTCAAGTACTTTTCTACTAAGGATGACACCGACTTTAACGAACTTGCCTTTACCGTTGGAAAAGGCGATATTTTGCCCGGGTTGGAAGAAGGTATGATAGGGATGCGTAAGGGCGCGATTCGTCGCATTGAAGTGCCGGCGACGATGGTATTTGCGGCCAAAAAGGCTGACCAGTTGCCTTTGCCAACCACCAAAGACGGCAAGCGCCGCTTCGAAAGCTTGTTCAAGACGGATGCTACCTTGCTTTTTGAAGTTCTCGTGACACGAATAAAATAAACGGAAAACGCTACAGTCAAGGTAAAATCCGTGATGGTTTCTTACACAAAGTTTATCGCCATTCACTTTGTTCAGTACAATGTTGAGTGAGCGTGCGCGTGTAGCTCATTGAACTTACTGGGACTGAGACGATGCAGAACCGTCGGAATCGTCCCCAATTGACGTCGCTCGTTTGTTCAAATGTCGGGACGATGTGACGGCTAATCCGTTCGCTGAGTCGCCTTGACAGTCATCCACGTCTTCGATATCTTTGGGCAGTGACTCTTCTCGTTGAATGGTGCGGTGTAACCACACGCAGTAGGGTGGTGTGAATGTGACTAGCACAACGCCGCAAATCAAATTTACCAACCTTGCGTGGCCGTCCGATGCGGCGGCAATAATCGGGTACTGCAACAATGAAGCAATTGCACTAATGAGCAGTCCTAGACCAGCCAAGGTACCAAACGACTTGTATCCGAAGCGTTTGCCAACATGAGAAAAGAACATGGAAAAGACGAGCATGCGCCCGAGACCGTTCGCTGCGAGGCCAATGACTTGTACATCCAGATTGGCGTCGCCGGCGAGTACAAAAAAGGATACACTGCACAGTAAACTAGAGAGAAGCTCGGCCCACCCTAGTCCAAGCTTGTCGGCTAAAAATCCAGCGGCTGGTGACACAACCGCCGCACTGGCGTAAAGAATGGAGAATAAATCGGTATAGAATCCGTCATCATCTCCCTTGTCCTCTAGTTGAAAGCCCAGTCCCCCGATGTAGTACTGCAGCGGCACCACGAGGACGGAAAACCAACACACCAAGAGTATATATTCCGTGGACCACATAAGTTCCCACACCGACACATCCTCTTCAATGGGTTTGTTGTCGAGCTGGTTCAAAGCGCTCGAAGTGTCCTCGACATCTGCTGTGGTGTTGCATTTGGTGCTGGGATTGCTCTGTATTCTGTTGACAACTCCTGTATTCTTTCCCTGTGGTGATGCTGGATCCGACTCGGTATCTTCCACGACCGTGGGTAGTTGCGGTTCCGATGTCGACACGAACGTGGGATCCGTTTCGGAATTGGCGCTCGTTGCCGGGTTTGCGGATTTCGATTCCAAAAGGTAAGACGTTCCCGTGGGCAACAAAAGTGCCGCAAGGAGGGCCATTCCCAACATGACGGCACAGAATCCACCAAAGGTTGCCTTACGCGACGCTCCTGCCGAGGTCAAACCTAAAAAGACGAGTCCGGATACTTGAAAGGCTCCGGAAAGAGATGCCAGTACGGCACCGGCGTTGGATGGAAAGAGCGAAGCCACCGGTTGCAAACACAACTGCACCCCGGATCCCAATCCCATGACTGCGAGTGCGATCGATATCGCTGGACCTTGATTCGGATCCACCAGAGCCATCCCCAAGGCTCCCATGGCGGTGGCGCCAAAGGCCAATACCGTGACAATCTTGGTACCGAAGCGATCGCGGGCGATTCCCGTCAAGAAGCGACATCCTTGGGTACTCCAGGCCCCTGCCGTAAAGGCCGCTCCCAACtgtttttccgaaaggaCGGATCCGTCCCTTTTCAACTGCTGTCGAAGTGCGGGCCATCCGTACACGAGACCACCCGCGAGCGAAACCGATGAGAAGGCAAAGGCGTACAGTATCCAACGACGGAAGCGGACCGGCAAGTGCGCATGGAATGACATGCTGCACGACTAGCGAATTCAGGGTTCGTCAGGCACCGAAAGGAGATTGTTTCGAATTTGGAACATTAGGAATGTGACATCCATTAGTTCGTATACAGAGAACTTTTGCCAGTAAGAGGTTCGGTATACGGTCACGCTTATGCCGAACTTGTGAGCGGAAGAACGTTACGAGGGGATGTCGTGATGGGATACGGATTCTCGTAGCCCTGACAGTCACAGTCCGTCGAACCCCGATTTCCAAGTAAATCTTGGAACATCAGGTTTCAAAGCCAAAAGCCCCTACCCTATCCTGTCAATCGATAATAAGACGCTGACGTCGAGCCTTCGCTCGGGTAATATAAGGGCTAACAAAGGCCATTCTCAATCTCCGGGTCTCTGTCTTATCGGAAATTCCCGTTGGACAAAAACATCCCGCAAAAGAGAAATTGTTCACAGAATTGCACCGTTGCCCTTCCGTTCGGGCTCCCCGGACTTCATCCTTATCCTGTGGGCAACGTCGAGAACGACCGCGGTTACGAGACGTGGCCTGTAAGTGCAACGAAACGTATAGCCGGTGAAAAGTCGTCACGACGACGCCATAGACCGCAGAGAGGGGTGACGCCATGTGCGGGGACGGTGGTGCTCGCTGTCAATACATCGAGCGGGGACTAAGGAGATCTCCTGTTCCTCAGTTTCGGTAGTACCGTTAGTACTACCAGTACGTACCTATATTCTGTAGTAGAATAAGCCAAAAGTGCTACCGCTTCCAACCGGTCTCTCTCCAATAGTTGTGTCGCACCTCGTTGGTGGAAGGTTTGAGCCTGGAATTTTGTACGTCGAGACCGGTTGGAACGAGTAAAGCTTGCACTGATACGTGAGCCAAGCTCCTTTTTCCTCCGCATCTCTCTCATAAAAATTTGCTCTGCCGCTGGCCTACCCAATTTTGTGGCTTTGATTTCGTAATCTTCGCTCTTTCCTCACACTCATGAAGCTCAACCAACAACCAGCTATCCGTACGGTCAGTTTCGATAGAATGGAACccgacgacgataccaacgTTCCGGTACCCATGGAAACGATGGAGATCAAACATCCTTCCAAAGAAGACAAACTCCCTTGTGGCTCCTTTGGCATGATGTCCTTAGCGATGCGCGTTCCGACCAAGCTCGACTATCACCCCCGTTCACGTTTGGTACACGGGATACTCCGCTACCGAGCAGCGGCTTCCTTCGTTCAATTTCCATTGTCCCGAGGTGCGTCGACGAACTCGACGGATCGTGCCGCTGCCTCTTCCGCCCAGCTCGAGTACGCCGTACAGCAtgccgacggtacggaaaCCACCGTGTTGCGGGCCGTCCAGCGTGGCCACACTCGCTGCTACGATATTTACGACGCAACGTCAAAAACAACTTCACCGATTGCCGTCTTGCAAAAGTCGTGGACGAACGCATCCTCGATTGCGTACGCCTTGTCTCTCGTTTCGAACGATGTGGATGACGAAATTCCTTGCAGCAACGACAATCATTTGTTCACGGTTGCGTGTATCGTCTACACCATTCCTTCGTTGCTCTCCGCCCTTGTCGACGCACCGGCTCGTCAAGCCGAAATGGTGTTGCGGACCGAAACGGCCATCTCCCACGAGCTTAATCACCAGGAAAACGATGCTCTGCTCCAATGCTGTCAAAAGGAGTGGCAAAGTAGCCGGACTTTGCAACGTCTTGTCAGGGGTGAGAACAACAGCTTGGTGGCTTTGCAGCATAAAGATGCCTACGACAAGGGCGAAGGTCGCTATGGACTCAACTTTTGCGGACGTGGCAAGGAAACGTCCCGAAAGAATATGCAACTCACGGACGCCAAGGGCCGGGTCGTTGCGCAGATTGCGAAACTCGAACGtcacgtctatcacgtggaccatcGGGCACCCCTTTCACCTCTTCAGGCCATGGGATTCGCCATTGCCCAATGCGATCTTTAAAGTGGACAGCTGTGATAAACAACTAGTGGCATGTCCGCGAGGAGCCAACCGTTCTACGCTGGGGAAAGACGAAACGAACGATAGACAAGCTGCGATGACACGAGAGACGCGTGCCTCCCGTAACGATTGTTAGGCATAAAATGAATCTTATAAATCACCTTTATACAACTTTTTTCTCTCGCATACGACTCTGTTCGGAATTAGTCTACTGCGGTGGTCCATCATTGCACAGTTGTTGCAGTTACGCCATCCATTCGGTTTTACGGAATCCCATGCCGGGGTATTTGGCGCCGGCGCCGAGTTCTTCTTCGATACGGAGCAACTGGTTGTACTTGGCCGTACGTTCGCCGCGGCAGGGTGCGCCGGTCTTGATTTGACCGGTGCAGAGTCCAACGGCGAGATCGGCAATGTAGTTGTCTTCGGTTTCTCCCGAGCGGTGCGAGGTCATAACGCCCCAGCCGTTCTGCTTGGAAAGTTTGACGGCGTCGATGGATTCGGAGATGGAACCAATCTGGTTGACCTTGAGGAGCAAACAGTTGGCGGCCTTTTCGTCGACGGCTTGTTGAATCTTGACCGGGTTTGTAACGGTCAAATCGTCTCCAACGATTTGTACCTTTTCACCGACTTGCGCAACAATCTTGCTCCAGTTGGTCCAGTCGTCCTGGTCAAAGGGATCTTCGATCGTCACAATAGGATACTTGTCAATCAATGCCTTGTAGTAGGCGATCATTTCGTCACCAGACTTGACGGCGGAGGTATCCTTATCGGCGCCGGTTGTTTTGAAATCCAAATCGTACTGGTCCTTTCCTTTGACTTTGAATTCGGAACTGGCCACGTCGAGACCAACGGAGATCTTGTCCGTGTATCCGGCCAAGTCGGCGGCTTCCATGATCATATCAAGGCCGCTTTCCACATCGCAGGGCGGCGCAAATCCGCCTTCATCCCCAATGAGGGTAGCGTCACCACCGAACTTTCCCTTGATGACCTTTTTCAAGTTGTGAAAGATTTCGCAACCAATCGACATGGATTCGGTAAAGGTCGCGGCACCGGTAGGAATGACAAAGAACTCCTGGAAAGCGAGTTTGTTGCCCGCGTGTTCGCCACCGTTAATAACGTTGAAACAGGGCACCGGGAGGGTGTGCGGGATGGGATTGCCGGCAATGTCGGCGTAGTGCTGCCACAAGGGAATGCCACGCGACGCCGCACCGGCTTTGCTAATGGCGAGGGAAActgttttccaaaaagataAAAGCAAAACAAGCAGCAAGGTAAAGAGGCAGTGTGAGTGAACGAACGCTCAAGTACCAACACGTAGCGTCGGGTGATGCTCTATTCGATGGAATTGCTGCAACAAGACCAAACGTTACACCAGTGCACCGTGTCGTAGACAGGCAAAAAACGCAACACAACGATACTTACTGCCCAAGATCGCGTTGGCGCCTAGATTGGCCTTGTTGGGCGATCCGTCCGTCGCCAGCATGACTTGATCAATCGCTCGCTGATCGGCAGTATCCATGCCCATAACGGCGTCGGCCAGAATGGTGTTGACGTTCTTGACGGCGGTGAGGACGCCCTTGCCCATGTACCGCGATCCGCCGTCCCGGAGTTCGGAAGCTTCGTAAATGCCGGTGGAAGCTCCGGACGGCACCGACGCGGTGAAGGTTCCCTGCGCCGTCGTCACGTCGACTTCGACGGTGGGATTCCCCCGACTGTCGATGATTTCGCGTCCGTGGACACCCGTAATGGCCGACAGGAAACgacgcgacgacgacgacgcgcgCGTCGTAGAAATATTGCGGCGGAGCACTGGACGACTCCACATCATACTGTGAATGTGTTTAGCTAACGGTAAACGAATACGAACAATACGTTTTTAATTCGGTACCGAAACGGGAAAGCTAGCAGCAAGGTGAATCGCTAGACTAACAAGTAGTTTCGGTGAGGCAAGCAATGGACTGTAATTGCTTTAAAGAGTACGCGACGGTGCTACTAGTAGAGGATAGTAGGTAGATATGTGTGAGGACGAAACGGGGGAGTATCTTTTGGGGGTTGTGCCgcagaagaaaaaggcgaacGCGAACAACCGTAAACTTCCCACGGTGGTGCCGTGCCGTCGCCGAGACCGCAAGATGTGTACGTGTACAAAGACACTACGGAAGGCGCGCTGTTGGTGGAACGGAAGGACCGAGAATCTAAGGACAGACCGCCACCGCACCCCTTCCGGCGCCACTACTCGAGAAATATCTGGACCGGATTCACAAAATCAccatcactgtcagtacGTGGTCGTTCCTACGTAGACGTCTACGTACCCGACGTGGATCCGTATGATTGGAACGAACGCGGGAAAGACGTACGTCAGTCTCGGCCTCCCGGTTCGACACAACCCCACACTCTCTATGGTCCCGATTCTCGTCCGTCTTCCCTATCACGAGTTCCCCCACGCTAAACCCACGTTCCAAAAACTAGACACGGCAGGGGCCGAAAGTATGCCACCGGAACTAGAGTGTGTGTATGCGCCAATGATTCTCGTGTAAATCAACTTGGTTACTACTAGAGTCGTTGATACCACCTACTAATTTATTCGTTTGGGGTTGGAAAGGAGGGGCGGGGGCATTGCGGTCCGTCCAAAGGGTATTGATCGTACGGGAATCCACAAATGCACCCGTTCGTGTACGCCAAGTGTACATTGGTGCACGCGACACACACGCGTTGACACAAGTTTAGTTGAGCACGCCGTTGCACTTGAGGTCTTCAGCAGCTTGGCACAGACGCGCGGCCATGGCTTCTTCCCCGGCCCGGAGACTCATACGGGGATCGTAATACTTCTTGTTGGGCTTGTCGGCACCGTCGGGGTTACCAATCTGTCCCTGCAGGTACTCGCGGTTGGTGGCTTCGTACTCGCGGACACCGTCCCAGAAGGCCCACTGCGTATCCGTGTCAATGTTCATCTTGACGACGCCCGCTTCAATGGCGTACTGAATGTCTTTGACGTCCGAACCGGATCCACCGTGGAAGACAAACAGCATGGGCTTGCTGTCGTCACTGCCTTCCTTTTCCTGAATGTAGGCCTGGGTGTTGTGTAGGATTTCCGGCTTGAGTTCTACGTTGCCCGGTGCGTAGACACCGTGGACGTTGCCGAAGGAAGCGGCGCAGGTAAAGGCAGCGTTGGGGACCGATCCGAGTTCCTTGTAGGCGTAGTAGACTTCCTCGGGCTGCGTGTATAGACGCGACGAGTCGACGTCGGAATTGTCCACACCGTCTTCTTCTCCACCGGTGACTCCGAGTTCAAACTCTAGGAGCAAATCAATCTTGGCCATGCGCTCCATGTACTGTTTGCAGATCCCAATATTCTCCTCGAGTGATTCTTCGGAGAGATCCAACATGTGGGAGGAGAAGAGCGGTTCGCCGTGTTCCTTGTAGTATTCCTCGTTGGCTTCGATGAGACCATCAAACCAGGGCAACCATGCCTTTTGGCAGTGATCCGTGTGCAGGACGACGGGGACTCCGTATAGCTTGGCGACTTCCCGGACGTGCTTGGCTCCGGCCACGCACCCCGCAATGGAAGCCGCGTCGTCGGAGTTGTCCGCCGCCTTGCCGGCAATGAACTGTCCCCCGCCCTTGGAGAAGGTGACCATAATGGGACCTCCGTACTTcttggcggcttccatgCAGGCGTTGATGGAGTTGGTTCCGACAATGTTGACTCCGGGAATGGCAAAGCCTTCCTTCTTGGCGTGCTGGAGAAGATCCACGAGTGCCTTGCCCGTCACCACACCCGGCTTGACCGACGCGGGCATCTTGGAAAAGGTCTGTCGATGAGGACGTGTGACGAACAGCGAGATGGTGAGTGAATCGAACAGCAATAGAACGAAGAAACATGTCTTTCGCAAAATGGCAAAGCAATCCTTCGTCACACGAGTGTCTGTCCGGTACAGTCCAGTACAGTCCAAATGGATGCATGTTATGTATATGTGATATAAACCACACGTACCGTCTTTTCCGCGGCGGTTTCCGTCGCAAAGAGCGCTGGGTTGGAGCGAAAGGCCGCTTGGGGAGGGGCAAACGCCACAACGGCGGGGATGAAGAAAAGAGCAGCCGTAGAGAGTTTCATGATGTAAAAGGGGAGGATATGGAAGATGGGGATAAGCTACGGTACGGTAAACGGATCTGGTCGATGCGATACGAGAACGGTCAAACTATGGAACCGCTGTGGTGTCGTACgttgtgtgcgtgtgtgtgtaggtagataggtaggtagatGAGTACGAGATCTTTgccgtgtgtgtgtgtgtgtttggGGAAAACACATCACACCCCCGCACAAAAAAAGACGTTCGATGGATGTGGATTTCGTGGTCCTCCTCCCGTGTAAGGGTGGGGGCGGGGTTTCGCGATGCCTCGTACCGCCGCTACAACACGTACTTCCGACCGAACACCAACGTCAGAGATCGTTCGCGCAACaaacccccccccccccccctaACATATATACCCGAGATTCTGACAATCGTGCGCAACGGTTGGGTCCGTCGCCACTGCCGCAGGGAGGTATCTAGCGGAGCCGTTCCCACGGACGACGGCCGTACGAACACGTACCCAGCGAAGCTTGTCTGTGTTCTACAAGTCGAACGGTAACCTTTGATAATCATGGATCGTACAAACGAATGCAAAAGAAGCTCGCGAGACGAATAGGATGGGACTACTGACAACACAGCCAAAGGAAACGGTCGGTCCGTTTCCGACGGGGCACCGGGTCCGTTTCGAACGGCACACGCCATCCGCCCCCCAGAGACGCCAACAAGCGCCTCCGGATAAATAGACACGCCTGTCGCAACCGACACGGTAGCAATCCCCGTGTGGCACGAACTGGGGAATGGCTTTGTCGTTCACCATGGGCAAAGACTTCCTCTGATCGGTAAAGGTGACCGGATCCGCAAGGAAGAATCAAAAAAGTCGGAGCGTACGAATCTGCCGAAAATGTGGGCAACGAAAAAGTCTGCCGTAAGAGATTGGAACGGCACGAGACCTGGACACTCTAACACGCGTCCCACCCGTGCCAGTTGGTTTTCAAAAAGAGAATCCAACCGTGGAAGGAGAAACCAAATACTTTTTTTCTAGGCGACTCGTTAGAAACGGTGGTTTTCGCACTCGCTCACAATACACACCGAGACCATTTCATATATTTGTCTTTGATCGCGGCTAGCGTTTGATACATTTACATACATACGTACATGTTCGTGAGGGAGAGAGAGGGTTTAACAACTCTAGCTCGGGCTGGTTCATTTTTCTAGGCTCATCCAACACTCTCAAATTTTAAGATAGATGGGAATTTCCTTCTCTATAGAGCCCCCGCGGTGGCCATTTGGATGCAAAAATACGTATTCCAAACGACGGCCACAACGTTGTTGGCCAACGTTTTGAGTCGTTCGGGAACGTGTCGGAAAATCATCCAACTAACGGCCGGCCACAGAACATATTGCGAGCGGATTATGGGTCCTAGCTGGTCACGACATTTCGCTGTCGCGCGGACCAAACTGGGAACTGGTAGAGGGCGCCGCGAGAGAAAATACCAGGGTGAGCCGGCAAGTTGGTCGTCGAGGAACGTTGGCACCAGCGGCGTAGCACGCTTTTACATTACCCCGTGACCTTTGACATACCTTGTCCCGCTAAGAGACTTTCCACTATTTCGTACGCGTAAAAATATGCCGGATAATAGATCGCCACTCCCAGAGTTTGGTCCACcgaaaattgaaaaagcGTCTTGAGCCTACTGCGCGGGGACAAGCCAAACTTGGTCTCGAACCATTGCCCAATCTTGTAGATAAATTCGTACCAAAAATGCAGAAAGGGCCCGTCAAAAAGAAA
The sequence above is drawn from the Phaeodactylum tricornutum CCAP 1055/1 PHATR_bd_10x23 genomic scaffold, whole genome shotgun sequence genome and encodes:
- a CDS encoding predicted protein; this encodes MNKIPLSLLILFATACYAFAFSQRWKSKDRRYSSQLAAMDSGSSPSRRAFLSAATNVVTTVGIGATPAWAGIDPSALKNLPVEGDSAGTVTRLQQIENLQKPASDLEDLPYTGLPSGVSYREFRQGKGEATVQDGSRVAVEMTIRCKSFATNIEPGGLKYFSTKDDTDFNELAFTVGKGDILPGLEEGMIGMRKGAIRRIEVPATMVFAAKKADQLPLPTTKDGKRRFESLFKTDATLLFEVLVTRIK
- a CDS encoding predicted protein, which encodes MSFHAHLPVRFRRWILYAFAFSSVSLAGGLVYGWPALRQQLKRDGSVLSEKQLGAAFTAGAWSTQGCRFLTGIARDRFGTKIVTVLAFGATAMGALGMALVDPNQGPAISIALAVMGLGSGVQLCLQPVASLFPSNAGAVLASLSGAFQVSGLVFLGLTSAGASRKATFGGFCAVMLGMALLAALLLPTGTSYLLESKSANPATSANSETDPTFVSTSEPQLPTVVEDTESDPASPQGKNTGVVNRIQSNPSTKCNTTADVEDTSSALNQLDNKPIEEDVSVWELMWSTEYILLVCWFSVLVVPLQYYIGGLGFQLEDKGDDDGFYTDLFSILYASAAVVSPAAGFLADKLGLGWAELLSSLLCSVSFFVLAGDANLDVQVIGLAANGLGRMLVFSMFFSHVGKRFGYKSFGTLAGLGLLISAIASLLQYPIIAAASDGHARLVNLICGVVLVTFTPPYCVWLHRTIQREESLPKDIEDVDDCQGDSANGLAVTSSRHLNKRATSIGDDSDGSASSQSQ
- a CDS encoding predicted protein; translated protein: MKLNQQPAIRTVSFDRMEPDDDTNVPVPMETMEIKHPSKEDKLPCGSFGMMSLAMRVPTKLDYHPRSRLVHGILRYRAAASFVQFPLSRGASTNSTDRAAASSAQLEYAVQHADGTETTVLRAVQRGHTRCYDIYDATSKTTSPIAVLQKSWTNASSIAYALSLVSNDVDDEIPCSNDNHLFTVACIVYTIPSLLSALVDAPARQAEMVLRTETAISHELNHQENDALLQCCQKEWQSSRTLQRLVRGENNSLVALQHKDAYDKGEGRYGLNFCGRGKETSRKNMQLTDAKGRVVAQIAKLERHVYHVDHRAPLSPLQAMGFAIAQCDL
- a CDS encoding predicted protein, with protein sequence MMWSRPVLRRNISTTRASSSSRRFLSAITGVHGREIIDSRGNPTVEVDVTTAQGTFTASVPSGASTGIYEASELRDGGSRYMGKGVLTAVKNVNTILADAVMGMDTADQRAIDQVMLATDGSPNKANLGANAILGISLAISKAGAASRGIPLWQHYADIAGNPIPHTLPVPCFNVINGGEHAGNKLAFQEFFVIPTGAATFTESMSIGCEIFHNLKKVIKGKFGGDATLIGDEGGFAPPCDVESGLDMIMEAADLAGYTDKISVGLDVASSEFKVKGKDQYDLDFKTTGADKDTSAVKSGDEMIAYYKALIDKYPIVTIEDPFDQDDWTNWSKIVAQVGEKVQIVGDDLTVTNPVKIQQAVDEKAANCLLLKVNQIGSISESIDAVKLSKQNGWGVMTSHRSGETEDNYIADLAVGLCTGQIKTGAPCRGERTAKYNQLLRIEEELGAGAKYPGMGFRKTEWMA
- the FbaC1 gene encoding fructose-bisphosphate aldolase (Fructose-1,6-bisphosphate aldolase precursor (FbaC1) gene, GenBank Accession AY191866, contains bipartite plastid targeting presequence, signal- and transit-peptides predicted at N-terminus with conserved motif at signal peptide cleavage site || Probably catalyzes the reaction: D-fructose 1,6-bisphosphate = glycerone phosphate + D-glyceraldehyde 3-phosphate in the pentose phosphate pathway.), translating into MKLSTAALFFIPAVVAFAPPQAAFRSNPALFATETAAEKTTFSKMPASVKPGVVTGKALVDLLQHAKKEGFAIPGVNIVGTNSINACMEAAKKYGGPIMVTFSKGGGQFIAGKAADNSDDAASIAGCVAGAKHVREVAKLYGVPVVLHTDHCQKAWLPWFDGLIEANEEYYKEHGEPLFSSHMLDLSEESLEENIGICKQYMERMAKIDLLLEFELGVTGGEEDGVDNSDVDSSRLYTQPEEVYYAYKELGSVPNAAFTCAASFGNVHGVYAPGNVELKPEILHNTQAYIQEKEGSDDSKPMLFVFHGGSGSDVKDIQYAIEAGVVKMNIDTDTQWAFWDGVREYEATNREYLQGQIGNPDGADKPNKKYYDPRMSLRAGEEAMAARLCQAAEDLKCNGVLN
- a CDS encoding predicted protein; protein product: RLLGSYQSLCARRPLLTKAISAAVIGGVGDLLAQILERVSLFTFTIQWYRLAVFVMTEFLFDGPFLHFWYEFIYKIGQWFETKFGLSPRSRLKTLFQFSVDQTLGVAIYYPAYFYAYEIVEIPSLVRATAKCRDQLGPIIRSQYVLWPAVSWMIFRHVPERLKTLANNVVAVVWNTY